In Brevibacillus brevis NBRC 100599, a single genomic region encodes these proteins:
- a CDS encoding DUF1385 domain-containing protein translates to MIMGMSFGRGVLFHDRNVLACAEVKDGVIHMWAEKITLKTIGKLWYRIFFSFPWYYQLFHLLLAGYVLVAIVKPDWAILDPMWVAVYIAGFHFVFPKKMKKFHGAEHKVFSYGGKKSLGALNEIQRANIVNDGCSTNLVVWFFTGFILSVFFLPLEWSVACGVAGLLVGMLGDRYVRKYFGFLYKLSAFFQKYSTTKEPDQLHLETAIRSYMLFEHIREVDRLQNAS, encoded by the coding sequence ATGATTATGGGGATGTCTTTTGGACGTGGTGTGCTTTTTCATGATCGAAATGTGCTGGCTTGCGCGGAAGTAAAAGACGGCGTGATTCATATGTGGGCAGAAAAAATCACATTGAAAACGATAGGGAAGCTCTGGTATCGAATATTTTTCTCCTTTCCTTGGTACTATCAATTGTTTCATCTCCTGCTTGCTGGTTATGTACTGGTAGCGATCGTGAAGCCTGACTGGGCCATCCTCGATCCGATGTGGGTAGCTGTATACATCGCAGGCTTTCACTTCGTTTTTCCGAAAAAGATGAAAAAATTTCACGGTGCAGAACATAAAGTGTTTAGCTATGGAGGGAAGAAGTCACTAGGAGCACTGAATGAGATTCAACGGGCAAATATTGTGAATGACGGTTGCTCGACGAATCTGGTCGTGTGGTTTTTTACAGGATTCATCTTGTCTGTATTCTTTTTACCTTTAGAATGGAGCGTCGCATGCGGGGTAGCAGGACTGCTTGTTGGCATGCTCGGTGATCGCTACGTGCGTAAATATTTCGGTTTTCTTTACAAGCTGTCGGCTTTCTTTCAAAAATACAGCACGACCAAAGAACCGGATCAGCTTCATTTAGAGACAGCGATCCGCTCGTATATGCTATTTGAGCACATTCGTGAGGTAGATCGATTGCAGAATGCTTCGTAA
- a CDS encoding iron-sulfur cluster biosynthesis family protein has translation MITITPIAAVRLAQMIAEESDAEQLGIRLVPTTTGCGSYTYSIAITEADKHDHAREISGIRFFYQTHEIDQLSGTVIDCDPATGRFSIFHPRPMQTDCSLTH, from the coding sequence ATGATAACCATTACTCCAATTGCGGCGGTACGTCTTGCACAAATGATCGCGGAAGAATCGGATGCAGAACAGCTCGGAATCAGACTCGTCCCGACTACGACGGGTTGTGGCAGCTATACATATAGCATCGCCATTACGGAAGCGGACAAACATGATCACGCCCGAGAAATAAGTGGAATTCGTTTCTTTTATCAAACACATGAGATAGACCAGCTCTCCGGGACAGTCATCGACTGCGACCCTGCAACTGGCCGCTTCTCTATTTTCCATCCGCGTCCGATGCAAACAGATTGCTCGCTTACTCATTGA
- a CDS encoding DUF418 domain-containing protein has translation MSALPHMKTAETKKRAVSLDLARGAMLLLIVLAHAPLYLYALEPGIVHRMESQNFFDQVVNLFGMFIIDNRARAMFAVLFGYGLVLAFDSQMAKGKREKDALKAVRSRSWYLIVFGAVLVVIIGGQDILMAYGVAGLLVSWLLTREIKTLIRTFIVITVFYIIANPIMWGFTMESIGDYGFPPEVLATDTYLSTLILSLTYFPFVPVFIHGMFPILPSVLLGMWIANYQLLTKPEQQLRTLSIITTIGLAVSILGALPVTFIGSIWNPSFFLAGFVYGFHILTGIAGGLAYAAFFGIIGAKVKKAGPLLQSFMALGKRSLTFYVWNEAMLVLFLSPVALDLGGRGSNGMAALVAVGIWILSLLLATILEKYKRNGPLEIVMRRLVYKNKTHELIIRAGVVPSFFNRL, from the coding sequence ATGTCCGCTTTACCTCATATGAAAACGGCGGAGACAAAAAAACGTGCCGTTTCATTAGATCTGGCCAGAGGCGCTATGTTATTACTTATTGTACTCGCGCATGCCCCACTGTATCTGTACGCTTTGGAACCCGGGATCGTTCACAGAATGGAAAGTCAGAATTTCTTTGATCAAGTTGTCAATCTTTTTGGTATGTTCATCATCGATAACAGAGCGAGAGCGATGTTTGCCGTTTTATTTGGTTATGGTTTGGTACTGGCTTTTGATAGTCAAATGGCGAAAGGAAAAAGAGAAAAAGATGCTTTAAAGGCAGTCCGTAGCCGTTCCTGGTATTTGATTGTATTTGGAGCCGTTTTAGTGGTGATCATTGGCGGTCAAGATATTTTAATGGCCTACGGGGTAGCTGGACTTCTCGTCAGTTGGCTGTTAACACGTGAAATCAAGACTCTGATCCGAACCTTTATTGTTATCACGGTATTTTATATCATCGCAAATCCGATAATGTGGGGCTTCACGATGGAATCCATCGGAGATTATGGGTTTCCTCCAGAGGTTTTAGCTACAGACACCTATCTGAGCACACTGATACTAAGCTTGACTTATTTTCCGTTTGTTCCCGTTTTTATTCATGGTATGTTTCCGATTCTTCCTTCCGTTTTGTTGGGTATGTGGATTGCCAACTATCAATTATTAACCAAGCCCGAGCAACAGTTACGAACACTTTCTATTATTACAACGATCGGCTTAGCTGTTTCCATACTAGGAGCATTGCCTGTAACCTTTATTGGGAGCATATGGAACCCAAGCTTTTTTCTCGCTGGTTTCGTTTATGGATTCCACATTTTAACTGGAATTGCTGGAGGATTAGCCTACGCGGCTTTCTTTGGAATTATTGGGGCAAAGGTAAAAAAAGCGGGGCCTTTACTCCAGTCATTTATGGCTTTAGGAAAACGTTCCTTAACATTCTATGTATGGAATGAGGCGATGCTGGTTTTATTCTTGTCGCCAGTAGCACTTGATTTAGGGGGACGCGGTAGTAACGGAATGGCTGCTTTGGTTGCGGTTGGAATATGGATTCTCTCTCTGCTACTGGCCACAATTTTAGAAAAATACAAGCGGAACGGACCATTAGAAATCGTAATGAGACGATTGGTATATAAAAATAAAACTCATGAACTTATCATTCGCGCAGGGGTAGTGCCTTCTTTTTTCAATCGATTATAA
- a CDS encoding S-layer homology domain-containing protein, translating into MKKEKNRATMDFKKLVATAVLAGSLALPGTGWAATALPFSDIGGNVNKDAILKLNYAGVLKGYTDGTFRPYKEVTRAEFAKVAVLALGYTDAQAKLLQGKTAFKDLPADHWATGYINLAVSQGIIKGYPDGTFKPNNNVKIAEALTVYVQGLKIDVRPSGSSEWYIPYLLEADRAGIYDAKETPTAAAPRDIVAKYTDRFMETPVYANGAYYDKDGSAKGTNQKLQVVKGAVASYDKSGKKLKLVGQNKEIELADSAQVYGNLIVGAQVEYITKNGRVAFLTVVTSDSEIVEGIVKTGLNFTTAVGDEKKFKAIVNGREVVLEVEDGVNVSRSHIGQKFVAVVGDNGKIKSITISDNTTKGIVEKVSSVSGSNSKKELRVDGTTYTLDSKATVKGKAHPEAKATSASFSDIEKDDLVELTLNVDGKVSELVYTKLSFTDTITVDTDKNLIRVGGVNYEVHEDTELFVDEDEVDELDELTSGKIAVLTFDKNGNLVKVEQGVGAATNKQVSDTTAYAPGKLATVKIDGKTYDILTNAKLTVDGNSVSPTTIKNDQFNDHRILTWKYNVGTNDIVELTLEKQTVKGYVTKKSGSKITVNGKVYELLSGVTIDSDAASNDNEYTLTLNNDGKVKAITGAPKKVSGVVDSVEVRNDNGKVTSAKVEVNGKTYDVTDEDAIEDVDQFEYVTLTLDRDGDVIAASVSGKLAKENVRFVGIESRVNKDKYVFFDDVSTSLKLTEDAKIKYYNGKDMKESELSSKDKVDLWTNDQGLVYAIVVAKR; encoded by the coding sequence TTGAAAAAAGAAAAGAATCGAGCAACCATGGATTTTAAAAAATTAGTAGCGACTGCGGTTCTGGCAGGATCGCTTGCGCTGCCGGGTACCGGATGGGCTGCTACGGCACTGCCATTCTCCGACATCGGAGGAAACGTGAACAAAGACGCGATTCTGAAATTGAACTATGCGGGTGTTCTGAAGGGGTATACAGATGGCACATTCAGACCGTATAAAGAAGTGACGAGAGCAGAGTTCGCCAAAGTTGCGGTGCTGGCACTGGGGTACACAGACGCGCAAGCAAAGCTGCTGCAAGGAAAGACCGCATTTAAAGATCTGCCAGCAGATCACTGGGCAACTGGGTACATTAATCTTGCGGTATCCCAAGGCATCATCAAGGGATATCCAGATGGAACCTTCAAACCGAACAACAATGTAAAAATCGCGGAAGCATTGACTGTTTACGTACAAGGCTTGAAGATTGACGTTCGTCCATCAGGCTCAAGCGAGTGGTACATCCCATACTTGCTGGAAGCGGACAGAGCAGGTATTTACGATGCAAAAGAAACACCGACAGCAGCAGCTCCGCGTGATATCGTCGCGAAGTACACGGATCGCTTTATGGAAACGCCTGTATACGCAAACGGCGCGTACTACGACAAAGATGGTAGCGCAAAAGGAACCAATCAGAAGCTGCAAGTAGTGAAGGGCGCAGTTGCTTCGTATGACAAGTCTGGCAAAAAGCTGAAGCTAGTCGGACAAAACAAAGAAATCGAATTGGCTGATTCCGCGCAAGTATACGGCAATCTGATCGTAGGCGCGCAAGTCGAATACATTACGAAAAATGGCCGAGTGGCTTTCCTCACCGTTGTTACTTCTGACTCCGAAATCGTGGAAGGAATCGTGAAAACTGGGCTTAATTTTACAACGGCTGTAGGCGATGAAAAGAAATTCAAGGCAATCGTCAATGGAAGAGAAGTTGTTTTGGAAGTAGAAGATGGCGTAAATGTAAGCCGCTCTCACATCGGCCAAAAGTTTGTGGCAGTGGTTGGCGACAATGGCAAAATCAAGTCCATCACGATCAGCGACAACACGACAAAAGGAATCGTGGAAAAAGTATCTTCCGTGAGCGGTTCCAACTCGAAGAAAGAGCTGAGAGTAGACGGCACGACCTACACGCTGGATTCCAAAGCAACGGTCAAAGGTAAGGCGCATCCAGAGGCAAAAGCAACGAGTGCTTCGTTCTCTGACATCGAAAAAGATGACTTGGTCGAGCTGACACTCAATGTGGACGGCAAAGTATCTGAGCTTGTTTACACGAAGCTGAGCTTCACAGATACGATCACCGTTGATACAGACAAAAACCTGATTCGCGTTGGCGGCGTCAATTACGAGGTGCATGAAGATACAGAGTTGTTCGTAGACGAAGACGAAGTAGATGAGCTGGATGAGTTGACGAGCGGCAAAATTGCAGTGCTTACGTTTGACAAAAATGGAAATCTGGTGAAAGTAGAGCAGGGTGTAGGGGCAGCTACGAACAAGCAGGTCTCAGACACAACTGCGTATGCCCCAGGAAAACTGGCAACCGTGAAAATCGACGGGAAAACCTACGATATCTTGACCAACGCGAAGCTGACTGTCGATGGCAACTCCGTATCTCCAACGACGATTAAAAACGATCAGTTTAATGACCACCGCATCCTTACGTGGAAATACAACGTCGGCACGAATGACATTGTGGAGCTGACTTTGGAAAAGCAAACGGTAAAAGGATACGTGACGAAAAAATCCGGTTCCAAAATTACCGTGAACGGGAAAGTGTATGAGCTCTTGTCCGGGGTTACGATTGACAGCGATGCAGCATCCAACGACAACGAGTACACGCTGACACTCAACAACGATGGCAAAGTAAAGGCCATTACAGGTGCACCTAAGAAAGTAAGCGGCGTGGTTGACTCTGTTGAGGTCCGTAACGATAACGGCAAGGTGACTTCCGCAAAAGTAGAGGTTAACGGCAAGACGTACGATGTAACGGATGAGGACGCGATTGAAGATGTCGATCAATTTGAGTACGTAACATTGACTCTGGATCGTGACGGTGATGTCATTGCTGCTTCCGTCAGTGGAAAGCTGGCGAAAGAAAACGTGCGTTTCGTCGGAATTGAATCCCGTGTGAACAAAGACAAATACGTATTTTTCGATGACGTATCGACGAGCTTGAAGCTGACAGAAGACGCGAAGATCAAATACTACAACGGTAAGGACATGAAAGAAAGCGAGCTTTCCTCCAAGGACAAAGTGGATTTGTGGACAAATGATCAAGGTCTTGTCTATGCCATTGTCGTAGCAAAACGATAA
- a CDS encoding gamma carbonic anhydrase, with protein MLLLSFENIKPKIHPTVFLAKGSVVSGNVEIGEDSSIWYNTVIRGDIAPTVIGKRVSVQDNSTLHQSPNNPLILEDEVTVGHNAVLHSCVVRRGALIGMGAIVLDRAEIGEEAMVAAGALVPPGMKVPPRSLVVGNPAKVKRELNEADLKEFVRIRQSYVDKGKMYRQLEESPLERE; from the coding sequence ATGCTGCTCTTATCATTTGAAAACATCAAACCGAAGATTCACCCTACCGTTTTCCTGGCAAAAGGCTCCGTCGTTTCTGGCAATGTCGAAATCGGCGAGGATTCTTCTATTTGGTACAACACTGTGATCCGCGGGGACATCGCTCCGACCGTCATTGGAAAACGCGTCAGTGTCCAAGACAACAGCACCCTGCACCAAAGCCCGAACAACCCGCTGATCCTTGAAGACGAGGTGACCGTTGGACATAACGCCGTTTTACATAGCTGCGTGGTACGTCGCGGCGCATTGATTGGAATGGGTGCGATCGTGCTGGATCGTGCAGAAATCGGAGAAGAAGCGATGGTTGCTGCGGGTGCACTCGTTCCTCCTGGCATGAAGGTGCCACCTCGCTCGCTTGTTGTCGGCAACCCAGCAAAAGTAAAACGTGAACTCAACGAGGCAGACTTGAAAGAATTCGTACGCATTCGCCAATCGTATGTGGATAAAGGAAAGATGTATCGCCAACTGGAAGAAAGCCCGCTCGAACGGGAGTAG
- a CDS encoding MarR family transcriptional regulator, which yields MQSTELSKQRIIQLYIQLVTQQELRESKLTARMAEEMQKLESEMGMKLNLTLSEIHFIACIGDHGPINVTTISEKVNLTKGSITRISKKLWKLDLIKRQQLVDNKKEVYYRLTAKGQKLYKIHHQLHQDIEQRFKSFLDKYTPEQLAFSRELLEDLLDWDF from the coding sequence ATGCAAAGCACAGAACTTTCCAAGCAGCGGATCATACAGCTTTACATACAGCTAGTCACGCAGCAAGAGCTGCGAGAAAGCAAATTGACTGCGCGAATGGCAGAGGAGATGCAGAAGCTGGAATCCGAGATGGGGATGAAGCTAAATCTTACCCTATCCGAAATTCATTTCATTGCCTGTATCGGGGATCATGGTCCCATCAATGTCACCACGATTTCGGAAAAAGTCAATTTAACGAAAGGATCCATAACACGGATCAGCAAAAAGCTATGGAAGCTTGATTTAATTAAAAGGCAACAGCTGGTTGATAATAAGAAAGAAGTGTACTATCGGCTAACTGCAAAGGGTCAGAAGCTGTACAAGATTCATCACCAGTTGCATCAGGACATTGAACAGCGTTTTAAGAGCTTTCTGGATAAATACACACCGGAGCAATTAGCATTTTCCCGCGAATTGTTGGAGGACTTGCTGGATTGGGATTTCTGA
- the yfkAB gene encoding radical SAM/CxCxxxxC motif protein YfkAB — protein MIRMVPTTPLTPLHDPWEPLFNATPPAYKLTSVEFTVTNLCNLRCEHCAVGDTLRYKDDPALPVDLILRRLDEAKDLLTLSITGGEPMYSERTVKTVIAPILQYAADRGLRTQINSNMSMPFSRYELILPYIDVMHISWNWSTPEEFHDIVYAKARQPVSMKRAEAQFHEMIENARKLSEAGVFVSAETMLNHRTWTKLDTLHRQIQEMGSKRHEVHPMYASDFARDLDVLSLDELRQAIHRMLDVRNEDLWMLFGTLPFFACSSEAADRELISRLRSAKNVTTRNDPDGRNRLNINIFTGDVIVTDFGDVEPLGNIQTDQLKSMFEKWQEHTLNQKINCFCPAAGCAGPNLLVANTYYQETDFTLRKAFV, from the coding sequence TTGATCCGCATGGTTCCAACTACACCATTAACACCTTTACACGATCCATGGGAGCCGTTGTTCAATGCGACACCCCCCGCCTATAAACTTACCAGCGTCGAGTTTACTGTAACGAATCTGTGCAATCTCCGCTGTGAGCATTGCGCGGTTGGTGATACATTGCGATACAAAGACGATCCCGCTCTTCCTGTTGATCTCATACTCCGTCGTCTCGATGAAGCAAAAGATCTGCTTACTCTCAGTATAACAGGCGGAGAACCGATGTACAGCGAGCGCACCGTGAAAACTGTGATCGCACCTATTCTACAATATGCAGCAGATCGTGGGCTGCGGACGCAAATCAACTCCAACATGTCCATGCCGTTTTCTCGGTATGAGTTGATCCTGCCTTACATCGATGTTATGCATATTTCATGGAACTGGTCTACTCCCGAAGAATTCCATGATATTGTTTACGCAAAAGCACGGCAGCCGGTTTCAATGAAAAGAGCGGAAGCACAATTTCATGAGATGATAGAAAATGCACGCAAGCTCTCGGAAGCAGGTGTATTTGTCTCAGCCGAAACGATGCTGAATCACCGCACATGGACAAAGCTCGATACTCTCCACCGTCAAATTCAGGAGATGGGCAGCAAGCGACATGAGGTACACCCGATGTATGCGAGTGATTTTGCCCGTGATCTGGATGTCCTTTCGCTCGATGAGCTCCGTCAAGCCATACATCGGATGCTCGATGTACGTAATGAAGATTTGTGGATGCTTTTCGGGACGCTTCCGTTTTTTGCTTGTAGTTCTGAAGCAGCAGACAGGGAATTGATCAGCAGACTGCGCTCTGCGAAAAATGTGACGACTCGCAATGATCCAGATGGTCGGAATCGTCTAAACATCAACATTTTCACCGGTGATGTCATCGTGACCGATTTCGGGGATGTAGAGCCATTGGGCAATATTCAAACCGATCAGCTCAAGTCGATGTTTGAAAAATGGCAAGAACACACGCTGAATCAGAAGATCAATTGCTTCTGCCCTGCTGCTGGATGTGCAGGACCGAACCTGCTCGTTGCTAATACTTACTATCAGGAGACTGATTTTACTCTGCGAAAAGCATTCGTCTAA
- a CDS encoding TetR/AcrR family transcriptional regulator has product MTDSFIAEARREQIVLACMDTLEEVGYHNLSLTKVAKKARISTGLISYHFHDKLDLMNHTLQFLVEKRLDFIRMNVVLSHSATKKLEAFIKAHLTYQETHYKHTIALIEIVFTARNENGVPYYRMEEEQEEDGLRTILVDILKEGQQNGEFTSSFQTEIVESFIIGAIEERMLKPNSSIPMEQYAVELVKMVMKLIV; this is encoded by the coding sequence ATGACTGATTCTTTTATTGCCGAGGCTAGAAGAGAGCAGATTGTTCTTGCATGTATGGATACATTAGAAGAGGTCGGCTATCACAACTTAAGCCTAACGAAGGTAGCAAAAAAAGCCAGGATCAGCACGGGACTTATTTCTTATCACTTTCATGACAAGCTTGATCTCATGAATCATACTTTACAGTTTCTAGTAGAGAAGCGACTTGATTTTATTCGTATGAACGTTGTGTTATCACATTCTGCAACGAAAAAACTGGAAGCTTTTATAAAGGCACATCTGACCTATCAAGAAACCCATTATAAACATACGATTGCCTTGATTGAGATTGTCTTTACTGCTCGGAATGAAAATGGGGTGCCTTATTACAGGATGGAAGAAGAACAGGAAGAGGACGGACTACGAACGATATTAGTGGATATTCTCAAGGAAGGCCAACAGAATGGGGAATTTACGTCATCCTTTCAAACAGAAATAGTCGAATCTTTTATTATCGGGGCAATCGAAGAAAGAATGCTTAAGCCAAATTCATCTATACCCATGGAGCAATACGCTGTTGAGCTCGTAAAAATGGTGATGAAGCTCATTGTCTAA
- a CDS encoding monooxygenase: protein MQVDYEVIIVGGGPVGMMVAGELALAKVKVCVLERLKETTPYSRALTVHPRTLEILDMRGLKAKLLERGKPISTTHFAALDTRLDFSVLDSSSNYTLIIPQHDTEKVLEEWAKSLGVEIRREEEVVAIHQDQHGVEIEASGPNGKAVLTASYVVGADGAGSIVRKQAGIPFVGKNATFTAMQGDVVLKNPPESGAPSYFNEQGLVMIVPLPKGMHRVVLIDTERMAVPKEEPVTLEELRTSLLRILGDDFGISDPFWMTRFGNTTLQAQRYREGRIFLAGDAAHIHFPAGGQGMNVGLQEAINLGWKLAAHLKGWAPDWLLDSYHTERFPINTALLTNTQMQSLLFGSSEFSPSVIALRNMVSDLLQIPEANYRLATQISAFNVQYEPVGEMPSHVLNGRRFTELNLRLENGECQNAYELFHSGSFLVLHFGSDERLDEALDWSKYKHVHVVRASLAKGAANWHDVHTALIRPDGYVAWAVSQEESNPLEAIRKGISYWCGHD, encoded by the coding sequence ATGCAGGTCGATTATGAAGTGATTATTGTTGGTGGTGGACCAGTTGGCATGATGGTGGCTGGTGAGCTGGCGTTGGCGAAAGTGAAGGTGTGCGTACTTGAGCGCTTAAAGGAAACGACTCCGTATTCACGGGCGCTCACGGTACATCCGCGCACACTGGAAATCCTGGATATGCGCGGGTTGAAGGCGAAACTACTTGAGAGAGGAAAGCCGATTTCGACGACGCATTTTGCTGCGCTTGATACACGCTTGGATTTTTCAGTCTTGGATTCTTCCTCCAACTACACCCTGATTATTCCCCAACATGACACGGAGAAGGTACTAGAGGAGTGGGCGAAAAGTCTAGGGGTAGAAATACGAAGGGAAGAGGAGGTAGTGGCCATACACCAAGATCAGCATGGGGTTGAGATTGAGGCTTCCGGGCCGAATGGAAAGGCTGTGCTGACAGCAAGCTATGTCGTCGGTGCAGATGGCGCTGGCAGCATTGTCCGCAAGCAGGCAGGCATTCCGTTTGTCGGTAAGAATGCGACCTTTACGGCTATGCAAGGGGATGTTGTTTTGAAAAATCCGCCGGAATCAGGAGCTCCTTCCTACTTTAATGAACAAGGCTTGGTCATGATTGTACCCTTGCCAAAAGGGATGCATCGGGTGGTACTGATCGATACGGAGCGAATGGCTGTACCAAAGGAAGAGCCAGTTACTTTGGAGGAACTGCGCACTAGTTTGCTGCGTATTCTTGGAGACGATTTTGGAATTTCCGATCCGTTTTGGATGACTCGTTTTGGCAATACGACCTTGCAAGCTCAGCGTTATCGAGAAGGGCGGATTTTCCTGGCGGGAGATGCTGCCCATATTCATTTTCCAGCCGGAGGACAGGGGATGAACGTTGGCTTGCAAGAGGCAATCAACCTGGGGTGGAAGCTGGCGGCCCATTTAAAAGGCTGGGCACCGGATTGGCTGTTGGACAGCTATCATACGGAGCGTTTCCCCATCAATACCGCATTACTTACGAATACACAGATGCAATCACTGCTGTTCGGTAGTTCGGAATTCTCCCCATCCGTTATCGCTTTAAGAAATATGGTGTCCGACCTGCTGCAAATACCCGAGGCAAATTATCGGTTGGCTACTCAAATCTCTGCGTTCAATGTCCAGTATGAACCGGTTGGGGAGATGCCGTCGCATGTATTGAACGGTCGACGTTTTACAGAGTTGAATCTGCGTCTGGAGAACGGTGAGTGCCAGAATGCATACGAGCTTTTTCATTCTGGTTCATTCCTGGTGCTGCATTTCGGCTCGGATGAACGATTGGATGAAGCTCTCGATTGGTCGAAATATAAGCATGTCCATGTAGTTCGTGCTTCGCTTGCAAAGGGAGCTGCTAATTGGCATGACGTGCATACAGCGTTGATTCGACCGGATGGATATGTCGCGTGGGCTGTTTCCCAAGAGGAGTCTAATCCGCTGGAAGCGATTCGGAAAGGAATCTCCTACTGGTGCGGACATGATTGA